GCCACTTCACGGCGACGGAGACCTGGTCGCCCTGCACCTCGACGAACTCCAGCGCGGCCCCGTCCGCGTCCCCGGCGGGCACCTCGTTGGCCCCGCGCAGACTCGTGGCGAGGACGGTCGCGGTCTCGGTGGTGTTCCCGACGGCCGAGGCCGAAGTGGGCACAGCCACGGCAGCCACGGCAGCCACGGCGACAGCGCTGACGATCAGCCTCTTACGCATGAACGTGTCTCCCCGTTTCCCGGAGCCGGCACCCCCTGCGCCGACTTCCGTGGAGACATACGGGACAGATCCCAGCCTGGACTCAGCCCAAATATGTGAGCGGCATCACATTGATGCCGCCCGGGGGTGCGGGAAACTGCGCGACCAGCCACAACGGACCCGCACCCGGCACCAAAACAGCAAGCCCCGAGACTTACCCCGCCCGATGCACCACGGCGTCACAGAGCTCGGTCAGCGCAGCCTTCGCATCGCACTCCGGCAACGGAGCCAGCGCGGCCCGCGCATCCTCCGCGTAGCGAACCGTGTCCCGCCGAGCCTGCTCCAGCGCGGGATGCGTCCGCAGCGCCCCCAACGCCTCCGCAAGCCGCGCGTCATCGGTCAGATCGGAGTCCAGCAGCTCGCACAGCGCCGCGTCCTCCGCCAGCCCCAGCCGCGCCGCCCGCTCGCGCAACCGCAGCACCGGCAGCGTCGGAATGCCCTCGCGGAGATCCGTCCCGGGCGTCTTCCCCGACTCGTGGGAGTCGGACGCGATGTCGAGCACGTCGTCCGCGAGCTGGAAGGCGACGCCGAGCCGCTCCCCGTACTGCGTCAGCACATCGACCACCGACTCGTCGGCGCCCGACATCATCGAACCGAACCGGCACGCCACCGCGATCAGCGAACCGGTCTTGCCGCCCAGCACATCCAGGTAGTGCTCGACCGGGTCCCGGCCGTCGACCGGTCCGGCGGTCTCCAGGATCTGTCCGGTCACCAGGCGTTCGAACGCCTCGGCCTGGATCCGGACCGCCTCGGGGCCGAGGTCGGCGAGGATCTGTGAGGCGCGGGCGAACAGGAAGTCACCCGTGAGGACGGCGACGGAGTTGCCCCAGCGGGTGTTCGCGGCGTCGACACCGCGCCGCACCGTCGCCTCGTCCATCACGTCGTCGTGGTACAGCGTCGCCAGATGGGTCAGCTCGACGACCACCGCCGACGGCACCACGCCGGGGGCGTACGGGTCGCCGAACCGAGCAGTGAGCATCACAAGAAGCGGCCGGAAGCGCTTGCCGCCCGCGCGGACGAGATGCTGTGCGGCCTCCGTGATGAAGGGGACCTCGCTCTTGGTGGCTTCGAGCAAACCCTCCTCGACAGCAGCCAATCCGGCCTGGACATCGGCTTCGAGAGCCTGGTCCCGCACGCTCAGCCCGAACGGCCCGACGACGGTCACGAGGGGTCTCCTGTCTGCTGGTGTCTACTGGCGCTTACGCGGTTTGTCGATAGGTCGCTGCCTTCACTCAAGTCAGCGTATCCGGTCACCTTTCGATCACCGTCGCCCCCCACCCGTGCAGCGCGGGCGGTATCGGATCACGGCCGGTATGTTTCTGATCACCTGAAAAGAACGGATATCTATCGAGTTAAACGGAAGTAGTGGAGTGTGTCTCGAACCAGTGTCGATGTAGAGCCCGGAAGTCAGCCACCCCCCGAGGACGACACCGCCTTCTTCGGCCAGCCGAAAGGCCTGCTCACCCTCTCCGGTCTGGAGGTCTGGGAGCGCTTCTCGTTCCTGGGCATGCAGGCCATCCTCGTCCTGTACTTCGCCGACTCGGTGGCGAACGAGGGCATGGGCATGTCGGCCGGAACCGCCGCCTCCGTCTCCGCGGCCTACGGCACCCTCGTCTACCTCGTCTCCGTCGCCGGCGGCTGGCTCGCCGACCGCATGCTCGGCTCGTACCGCGCGGTGCTGTGGGGCGGCATCCTGATCGCCTGCGGGCACTACTCCATGGCCGTGCCGACCTCGGCCATGACCTGGGTGGGCCTCGGGCTGATCAGCGCCGGCACCGGGCTGCTCAAGCCCAACGTGGCCACCATGGTCGGCAAGCTCTACCGGACCGACGACGAGCGGCGTGACGCCGGTTTCGCCCTCTACTACATGGCGATCAACATCGGCGCCTTCGCGGGCCCCCTGATCACCGGCTGGCTGGGCGACCACAAGGGCTGGCACTGGGGTTTCTCGGCCGCCGCGATCGGCATGACCTTCGGGCTCGTTCAGTACGTCGCCGGGCGCCGTCACCTGGCCGGGCGCAAGCACGCCGCCGAGTTCGCGCTCGCTCGGGACGCGATGCGGCGGGCGGTGCGGCTGATCGTCGTCGGCGTCGTGGCCGTGGGCCTGGTCGCCACCGCGCTCGCCCTGGCCGGCTGGCTGACCATGGACCGGTTCGTCGACCTGCTCACGCTGATCTCGGTGATCGCGCCGGTCGTCTACTTCACGGTGATGTTCACCAGCCCCCGGGTCACTCCGGAGGAACGCGGCCGGCTCAGGCCCTACATCGTGCTCTTCCTCGCCTCGACGGTCTTCAACTTCATCCTCTTCCAGGCCTACTCCACGATGATGCTGCTGGCCTCGACGAACGCCGAGACGACGATCCTCGGCTTCGACTTCCCGGCCAGCTGGTACGCCTCCGCGCTGGGCGCCTTCGAGGTCGGGCTCGCGCCCTTCGTGGCCGCGCTGTGGGTACGGATGGGCCGCAGCCAGCCGCACGCCTCCAACAAGATCGCCATCGGCGTCGTACTCGGCGGTCTCTCGTTCCTGCTCATGGTCGTGCCGACGAGCGGGCACGGCAGCGACGACTACCTGATGTCCGTCTGGTGGATCGTCGGCTCCTAC
This DNA window, taken from Streptomyces sp. NBC_00663, encodes the following:
- a CDS encoding peptide MFS transporter, coding for MSRTSVDVEPGSQPPPEDDTAFFGQPKGLLTLSGLEVWERFSFLGMQAILVLYFADSVANEGMGMSAGTAASVSAAYGTLVYLVSVAGGWLADRMLGSYRAVLWGGILIACGHYSMAVPTSAMTWVGLGLISAGTGLLKPNVATMVGKLYRTDDERRDAGFALYYMAINIGAFAGPLITGWLGDHKGWHWGFSAAAIGMTFGLVQYVAGRRHLAGRKHAAEFALARDAMRRAVRLIVVGVVAVGLVATALALAGWLTMDRFVDLLTLISVIAPVVYFTVMFTSPRVTPEERGRLRPYIVLFLASTVFNFILFQAYSTMMLLASTNAETTILGFDFPASWYASALGAFEVGLAPFVAALWVRMGRSQPHASNKIAIGVVLGGLSFLLMVVPTSGHGSDDYLMSVWWIVGSYLLLGLGDILLETSGMSATTKLAPAAFSSQTMSLWFLSLALANGIQAQTVKLYDDVSHPAYFGVNGAIAVVAGLAVMAAAPWLRRTMHPVH
- a CDS encoding polyprenyl synthetase family protein encodes the protein MTVVGPFGLSVRDQALEADVQAGLAAVEEGLLEATKSEVPFITEAAQHLVRAGGKRFRPLLVMLTARFGDPYAPGVVPSAVVVELTHLATLYHDDVMDEATVRRGVDAANTRWGNSVAVLTGDFLFARASQILADLGPEAVRIQAEAFERLVTGQILETAGPVDGRDPVEHYLDVLGGKTGSLIAVACRFGSMMSGADESVVDVLTQYGERLGVAFQLADDVLDIASDSHESGKTPGTDLREGIPTLPVLRLRERAARLGLAEDAALCELLDSDLTDDARLAEALGALRTHPALEQARRDTVRYAEDARAALAPLPECDAKAALTELCDAVVHRAG